The following are from one region of the Falco cherrug isolate bFalChe1 chromosome 19, bFalChe1.pri, whole genome shotgun sequence genome:
- the GTSF1 gene encoding gametocyte-specific factor 1, with protein MEPQALVQCPYDRSHQVRVSRLPYHLVKCQRNNPQVARKLATCPFNASHRVPQGKLQSHIASCPDQRQPDLPHGMETHLSYRMKQPEVLAAWQDPLSQEDWEAELEDLEDPSPFILNVRTNDLCLPCDSSAPAAPTSQNRDRGAAGVPAAGAKWQAQE; from the exons ATGGAGCCCCAGGCACTCGTTCAGTGTCCCTACGACAGGAGCCACCAAGTCCGGGTTTCCCGCCTGCCCTACCACCTCGTCAAGTGCCAGCGG AACAACCCGCAGGTGGCCCGCAAGCTGGCCACCTGCCCCTTCAACGCCAGCCACAGGGTGCCCCAGGGCAAGCTGCAGAGCCACATCGCCTCCTGCCCCGACCAACGCCAGCCCGACCTCCCTCACG GGATGGAAACACACCTCAGCTACAGGATGAAGCAACCAGAGGTCCTCGCAGCCTGGCAGGACCCCCTGTCCCAGGAGGACTGGGAGGCTG agctggaggaCCTGGAGGACCCCTCACCATTCATCCTCAATGTCAGGACGAATGACCTGTGCCTCCCGTGTGACAG CTCGGCCCCGGCAGCACCCACAAGCCAGAACCGagacagaggagctgcaggagtCCCTGCGGCAGGTGCAAAGTGGCAGGCACAGGAGTGA